The Clostridium beijerinckii genomic sequence GAGCTCACATCAGCAATTCTACCAATTTGTTTCAGGTATTCTTTAGCATCATTCTCTTTTGATTCTGCAAGCTGCGAATAGCTTTCCTGACCTTTTAAAACCTTGTCCCATAACTTCTCTGGAAACATCTGTTTTATAGAATTTTCACATTCTTCTCCATCTTCAGGTTCTTTATATTCGATTAATGAATAACCACCATTTGAATTTTTAGAAAATATCATTACCGTAGGAATAGCTCCACTTCCACTTATTTCTGTGAAAATCCCATTTTCAAAGCCAAAATAACCAAAACTTGAAATAGTGTAAACTTTCGCGATATTATCTTTTTCTTCAACATCTAAAACTATGTGCCCTTCTGTAGCCGCTTCTCCCCTTAGATAATTTGTCCCTCTACTTTTTATGGCTTTGCTTACAGCTTGATCAATATTTTCAGTAGTGTTGTTATTGTTAACATCTGTTGAATTTACAATATTGCTGGACGAATTGTTTTCTTTCATTTGAATCCATGCTCCATCAGCATTCACTTCATAACCGCCAACACTAGTATTTTTAGCCATTTCTCCGCTATCATACAAATAATACCAATTGTTTTTATCTTTTACCCAACCTGTTTTCATATATCCGTTGCTATCAAAATAGTACCAGTTATTATTAATAAACTTCCAGCCACTTGACCATGAGCTTCCTTCTGTATACCACCATCCGTTATTATCTTTTTTCCATTCAGCATCTGCACCCATTGGAAATATAGCTAGAACTCCAACTAATATCAATCCCTTGATAATTAATTTTTCTATACTTTTTCGATTCATTTTTTACCCCACTCCCTTTATGATTGGTAATTTAAAATTTACAATTGCAGCACTTTTTAAGTAACTTTTTGTTATTAGTATGATTATAATATTGAAACTTACTTAATCATTTTAACTTTTTTAATGGAAAAAATGCAGGTATTACGACAATAACAATCATTGAGTAAATCACAATCCCAAAAGCACTTATTAAACGAAAGTTACTATCTTCAAAAATAGGTATGGCAGAAGCAAAGAATATCATTTGTGCAAAAAAGCTCCACCATGGCAGTTTACTTTTACGAAAACAATATGGACATGTGATACGTTCTGTGAAACGAGAATCACCACCAACTTTTTTCCAAAAAGTAATGGTTTTAAATTTACAATGCGGGCATTTAAACATAACTTTCACCTCAATTACGTTAATATGTAATCTAATATAATATAAAATGTCTAATTTTGACCTCCAACTCTAATACTAACTAATTTACTAATACTTTTACTTCTATTTATACTTGGTGTATATGCAGGTCTAAATAAAAATATAATAAGAGCTAATATAATTAAAGCACTTACTCTTTGAATATTTTTCTTTTTCATATATTTTCTCCATAACAATTTCTTATATTGCGTCAATTTGTACAAATTCACAATATAAAAAGAATTTAACCAAAAAATTTTATGTGTTAAAAAGAAGAAACATAGCAGCAAAATAAATTATTGGTGCTAAGCTAACTATAATTGCTTTATTATATAATTTTGATTTGAATAAAAGAAAGAATGATATTATTACTGATATTAATATGACTGCTGGAAGTGAGAGGGTGGATAGGAAAAACATCCATGTATATATGCTTTCCGTCGAACCTGGTGAATCAAATGCCATAGGTGAAACCATTGCTCCAAGCAAACTTAATGGAAATATCAAACAAAATATCATATTAATAATTATTGTTATAATCTTAATAATTATATTCCCATTCTTTTCTTTATCTACTTCATTTAAAATATGACCTAGCTCTTTATCCATTTGTTTATTTCTACTTATAGATTTCCGAAGCTCTTTTACACCTTTAATCATTGCTATTACTATCGCTACTACCACTGCGATACAAATAAACTTAATAAGTATTGATATAAAATTAATTGCTGTAGAATTAATTTGCATACAAATCCCCCCAGTAGTTCAAAAAATATTCTCGTAACCCAATTCCAACAAATGTATTCCTAATTATAACATATATTACAAGTATCCTATTGTTCAATTTTCAAAAAACACTATTTTTACTAATTATCTTGCATTCATATACCATTTTCTAATATGTCAGTTCCAAGACCTTTTCTCAAATCTCTTATATCTCTAAGTGGTGGCTTTCTAAAAAGCCGCTTATATTCTCTCTAGAAAATTGAGATGAGCTTTCATAACCAACTACCATTGCTGCACTCGTTATATCCAAAGATTCTCTTAACATAAAACGTCTTGCCTCATGAAGACGAAGCTCTTTCTGATATTGTAATGGTCCCATGGTAGTCACTTCTTTGAACTTATGATGAAGACTTGAAACACTCATATTATTTGATTCTCCTAACTCTTCCATTGCAAAGGCACTAGTATAATTTTTTTAATCCATTCTATTACTTTACCTATTCCATCAGCCTGCTTTTCCTACAAATGCTCCTAAATAAAGTTTCTTATTATTTATATTAAAAACGCGTATCCTTTAAGATGAATCAATTGTTTCTATTGGCGATCCAGCCAAAATGGTCAAAGCTATGATTGACAGTGTAGACCAGCAAGAGGCTCCAAAAAGAATTACTCTCGGTAGTGATGCCTATGATTCAATTCATCAAGCACTATCTGATCGTCTTAAAGAACTTGAAGCACAAAAAGAGCTTGCTTTTTCCACTGATTTTACTGTCTAAGTCCAACTGTACTGGTTTGGAATAGGAATATTAGTGTATTTTAAAATTCGCGGTAACTCATTAAGTTACCGCGAATTATTATATATCAAAAATCGATATCAATATATTTCTTATTAGATTTTTATAAGTAAATATTCAATCATATTTTAATCTTAATTTTTCAAAATATATCTCAGTTTTAATTCTTACTTGTCTATTTATTGCCGTCTATTAATTCTTTCAGACTAATACTAGGATTAGTATAACGTCCCCTGCTTTGTGTCTTATTCTTATAGTTAATAGCCTGCTTTGGGCACCATTGAACGCACGCCATACATTGTTCGCAATTGTGCTTAAAACTAGGCTTTTTGTTTTTCATTACTATGTTGGAAACAGGACAAACTGCCTCACATGTTCTACAGCCTGTGCAAGCATCGGAAACATTAAAACCTTTGTCTTTTCTAGCATATATTAATTTTTGACCAATAGCAGTCGATATATTAAGGGGCTCGTTCACCTTACCCACTGGCTGCTGTGTTTTAGCTACTATCTTTTGTACTAATGCAGGTATATTATCAGTAGCAATTTGATATTTCTCTGGATTTCTCTCGTTCATTTCATACATCGCGACATAATTTTCAACCATAATAATTTTCTCTGCAAAATTAAGTGTCACACCTTTTTTTGCTAAAATTTTGGCAGGGACAGTTGACGCAACACCACTTATATTGCCGCATCCAGTCACAGCAAAAAAATATGCGTTTTTACTTTTTTCAAGCGACATTTCGCTTATAAATTGTGTTACTCTTCGTGGCAAATTCAAGGCATATGTAGGATATACAAAACCGATATAATCATACACTTCATTGCTGTCATGTTCACCTTTACCCATGGATACCAACTTGCAATCCGGTAATGCCTCAGCTATTTTTTTAGCTACCTGTAAGTTGTTTCCTGTTCCTGTAAAATAATAAATAACACTTTTCAATTTCAATTACCTCCTTATTTGTTATAATCAATATGATCCATATAATTATTTTGTATAGTTATTATCAAAAATCACTATTATTAGCTATTCCTTGAAGGAGCTTTCATATTCTCCTCACTTAATTTATCCATTGTCATATCATATTTTTTATTTATCTTAGATATAAACCTTTTAATGGTTGCTTCATTTTAAACAAAAAATCATGTCCAATCACCCAAACTATGTCCAATATAGTTATGGCTAATCGTAATTACTTGCTCAAACTCTGTTAAAGTTCTGATCAAGCATTACAAGTTACATTAATATATTTCTGTAACTTATGATGTCAATACACCACACTCCACCATAAATTACAATGTACTAAATATGTAACTTGTTATAAATTTTATACTAGGAATGTTTTTCTTCTTTAAGTTTAACCATTCTTTTATAAAGTATAGTCAAAGTATTAGACTGCAAATAAATAAAGTCCTCAACAATTCTTCTCAGAAAGTCAAGGACTAAAAATTTTAACTCATCATATTTGGGTTTTAGATTCATTTATCTTGTACTATAATCTCTTTGATACTATTTATCCCGTATTTTATACTTTTTCTATTGGACTCAACATCGTAAAAGCACCTGCATTTACTGTCCAATCACTATCATTAATATCTCCAATACTTCCTTCGTTGCACTCTTTTTCAAAACTGATTAACTATAGCTATGAAACTCAAATCCATCTTCTGGTTCCCCTATTTCAAAACCTAATGTTGCTGAACCATTCATCTTAAATAGTTCAAGCCATTTATCCCATTCTTCTTGTTGCATTTCAGCATAGAATTGCAGCCCACTAGGTTCAACTGAAGCAGTAATTATTCTTTTGCCATTATCTTGTGCATACCAATGAGGAATTCCATCAATAAAACCACTCCATCCTGGCATTTCAGAATATAATTCAGCTAATTTATCCCATATATAATCTGGTGATGAATAATGAATATTTAAATTATGATTGTGTATTTCCATAAGAAATTCTCCTCCCCCTTAACAATATTGCAATCCAATTATTACCAGCCTAATTTGGAGCCACTAAAGCACATCCAATTATATGAATAATTAAAAATTGTATTTTATTTATGACATGGCTCACCGTACGTCTAATAACTATACTTTAATGCAAATCTTATTAAATATCGATTTTTGAGGAGGCCTCAATAACAAAATCTTTAAATATTTTAGCTGAAGGAGTCATATATCCATTCTTCAACCATCCCATATGCACAGTTCTATAGCAGTTGGGTTCTTTTATTTTTAATACTGATACTTCTTCTGTTATTAAATTTGGGGTGTTAGGAACTATAGAAATACCAAGACCTGCACTAACAAAACCTGTTACCACCATACTGCTTTCATTATATTCTATAGATGTTTTTGGAACAAAACCAATGCTTTCGAAAATAGAACACATTTTTCCTTTGATTCCTTCTGAAAAAAACACAAACGATTCTTCTTTTAAGCCTTTTAGAAATACTTCTGTTTTATCAGCAAGATGATGATTTTTAGGGACTATGAGAACAAGCTCCTCATTTTTTATAGGAACTGACTCTATTTCTTCATACCTTTTAATATCTTCAAATTCATCATAAAAACCAAAATCAAACTTACCATCCTTAAGGCCTTTTAAAATATTAAAAGTTGATTGAATCCCAAATTCAAATTTTGTATTTGGACTTTCCTTCAAAAATTCACTTATAATCGAAGGAATAAAATGTGTTCCAATAGTGTAAAGTGAAGACATGGAAACTGTGCCTGCCATAGGATTAATTATATCCTGTAATTCCTGAATTCCTTTACTAATCTCATTTATTGCAGCGTTAGCATGTATTAAAAACATACTGCCAAAACGAGTTAATTTTATATTGCGGCC encodes the following:
- a CDS encoding EFR1 family ferrodoxin (N-terminal region resembles flavodoxins. C-terminal ferrodoxin region binds two 4Fe-4S clusters.) encodes the protein MKSVIYYFTGTGNNLQVAKKIAEALPDCKLVSMGKGEHDSNEVYDYIGFVYPTYALNLPRRVTQFISEMSLEKSKNAYFFAVTGCGNISGVASTVPAKILAKKGVTLNFAEKIIMVENYVAMYEMNERNPEKYQIATDNIPALVQKIVAKTQQPVGKVNEPLNISTAIGQKLIYARKDKGFNVSDACTGCRTCEAVCPVSNIVMKNKKPSFKHNCEQCMACVQWCPKQAINYKNKTQSRGRYTNPSISLKELIDGNK
- a CDS encoding cell wall-binding protein; amino-acid sequence: MNRKSIEKLIIKGLILVGVLAIFPMGADAEWKKDNNGWWYTEGSSWSSGWKFINNNWYYFDSNGYMKTGWVKDKNNWYYLYDSGEMAKNTSVGGYEVNADGAWIQMKENNSSSNIVNSTDVNNNNTTENIDQAVSKAIKSRGTNYLRGEAATEGHIVLDVEEKDNIAKVYTISSFGYFGFENGIFTEISGSGAIPTVMIFSKNSNGGYSLIEYKEPEDGEECENSIKQMFPEKLWDKVLKGQESYSQLAESKENDAKEYLKQIGRIADVSSKYVEKKRPNINVTAENKLFVYWGKNDSFLNHCPYWIGTKERIENGVRLIYETSQSKSADGYDVITFKETKSDGTVVEERSYKIVGDEPELQ
- a CDS encoding helix-turn-helix transcriptional regulator, translated to MEELGESNNMSVSSLHHKFKEVTTMGPLQYQKELRLHEARRFMLRESLDITSAAMVVGYESSSQFSRENISGFLESHHLEI
- a CDS encoding LysR family transcriptional regulator; this translates as MNWQQLEYFKTVAETQNFTSAANLLSVTQPALSKAISKLEEELNVPLFEKNGRNIKLTRFGSMFLIHANAAINEISKGIQELQDIINPMAGTVSMSSLYTIGTHFIPSIISEFLKESPNTKFEFGIQSTFNILKGLKDGKFDFGFYDEFEDIKRYEEIESVPIKNEELVLIVPKNHHLADKTEVFLKGLKEESFVFFSEGIKGKMCSIFESIGFVPKTSIEYNESSMVVTGFVSAGLGISIVPNTPNLITEEVSVLKIKEPNCYRTVHMGWLKNGYMTPSAKIFKDFVIEASSKIDI